The following coding sequences are from one Formosa haliotis window:
- a CDS encoding DUF4407 domain-containing protein — protein MLKQFFILCSGADQTILKTCSNGEQNKYAGIGATVFFTALMASIASGFALHMVFDSVMLALVFGVIWGLLIFNLDRFIVSTLKKRNAFLDEFLQVIPRLFLAVIIAVVISKPLELKIFEKEINQVLLEQKNDLTLANQNQIANQFHPNIEAKEHEIESLKTEIDTKTAEVDALYAIYISEAEGTSGTKKLGKGPVYKEKRDKHDAALGELQTLKTENAIKIKTLENEISQLKSDYQTQVNSSQPIIDNFGGLMARVTALGTLPWLPSFFIFLLFLAIETAPILSKLITPKGEYDYKLEDEDTAIKSWVHQKVSERKLIITTDATLNNKVYTDIAEEDELYQYKKKKARELMQLQADAFHQKQKTFL, from the coding sequence ATGTTAAAACAATTCTTCATTCTGTGTTCTGGAGCAGATCAAACCATTTTAAAAACCTGCTCTAATGGCGAACAAAATAAATATGCAGGTATTGGTGCTACCGTTTTTTTTACCGCCCTTATGGCTAGTATAGCTTCAGGTTTTGCACTTCACATGGTTTTCGATAGTGTTATGCTTGCCCTTGTTTTTGGAGTAATTTGGGGTTTGCTTATTTTTAATTTAGATCGCTTTATTGTATCGACTTTAAAAAAACGGAATGCTTTTCTAGATGAATTTCTTCAAGTCATTCCCAGATTATTTTTAGCAGTTATTATAGCTGTAGTGATTTCTAAACCCTTAGAATTAAAGATTTTTGAAAAGGAAATCAATCAGGTGTTATTAGAGCAGAAAAACGATTTAACCTTAGCAAACCAAAATCAGATAGCCAATCAATTTCATCCAAATATTGAAGCTAAAGAACATGAAATAGAAAGCCTAAAAACTGAAATAGACACTAAAACAGCAGAAGTTGATGCGCTTTATGCTATTTATATTTCTGAAGCCGAGGGAACATCGGGGACTAAAAAACTAGGAAAAGGTCCTGTTTACAAAGAAAAACGAGACAAACATGATGCTGCGTTAGGAGAGTTACAAACGTTAAAAACCGAAAATGCAATTAAAATTAAAACTTTAGAAAATGAGATTTCTCAATTAAAATCAGATTATCAGACTCAAGTTAACAGCTCTCAGCCTATAATAGATAATTTTGGTGGTCTTATGGCTCGAGTAACGGCTTTAGGGACCTTGCCTTGGTTGCCTTCATTTTTTATTTTCCTGCTGTTTTTGGCTATAGAGACTGCCCCTATTTTGTCTAAACTAATAACTCCAAAAGGCGAATACGATTATAAATTGGAAGATGAAGACACGGCTATAAAATCTTGGGTTCATCAAAAAGTAAGTGAGCGTAAATTAATAATTACTACAGATGCTACACTTAACAATAAGGTGTATACAGATATTGCAGAAGAGGATGAACTTTATCAATACAAAAAGAAAAAGGCTCGCGAATTAATGCAACTTCAGGCCGATGCATTTCACCAAAAACAAAAGACGTTTTTGTGA